ATTCCGCGATCGCCTCTTTGGTGAGATGACCTGGAGCAATCCAGACATTGATGCCTTTCCCAAGCACCTGCTGCTGGGCAGTCTTTCTAACGATGCTCAGTCTGAGTCGAACCGTACCGGATTCTACCCTTCTCCCCTGGTCAGCCAAACGGTAGAGCAGTGCAACCACCTCAAATTTCTGGCGCAAAAGCTCGATTTACTCATCCGATTCTTTCAGATTCCGACGCGAGGCAACGTCCCTGTCCGCATTACCCCTAGCCAGAGCGAAGATCGTTCCCTGGAGGAGCGGGCAATTCCTTACTACTACGATATCAGCCGCAGCTCTCTGCATCTTGCCTGGAACTATCGTTTGCAGCAGCGGCGCATGGCAGCCTACAACTACTCTTACCATGCCGGATTGCAGTCGGGCTACATTGCCAGAGGAGGAGCCGCCGATCCCTTTAATGCTCAATTGGGAAAATTTTCTTTCTTTCGGATTGAGGGACATCTGGGCAAAAATGTCACCCTTGTAAAGCGCGATCTGGAGCAGACGATCGCCGACAACAATCTCCCTTTCACGGTGCAGGCTGTACTTTTGGGAAGCGATCGCACCCGAATCGAGAAACGTCCTGGCATTCGCTATTCTGACCTACACCGCTTTCACCAAGTCTTGCGGCAGGATGCTCTCTATCAGTTGAGCAGTGTGGAAAATTTTAGCCAACGGTTTACCGCTAAAGTGAACACCAGTGTTGCAGCAGATGAGAACGGAGCCAACGATAAAAAACGAATTGCAGAACAAAGTAATACAACAATTACAACAAAAGCGGTAGATGCCCGCAACAAATTAAATTTGTCCTATTCTCAATATCGCAATAACGATACCTGGAAAGCCGATTTAACAGATGTGCTGAGTGCCGCAGGACAGTTTAAATACGGTGTTGGAGATGTAATTAGAACCGAATTCACCACGCCTTTTGATGCCATGATCAGCAACACCCATTTGCAATGGATCGATTGGCTGGATGATCTGATCAAAAAGAAAGAAGACAAGGATGATGAGAAGCTGCTGTTCAGTAAATTTATGACGCAGCATCCCAGCATGGAACACTTTGGCGGCGTTAGCCGGGGCGGAACGTTTGTTTTAGTCCACGACGAGCAAAAGAACATTGTTGCCGATTTTATGTTGCCTTACTACGTCTGTGAAAGCGTGGATGAAGAAGACGAACCAGAAATTCCGCGTCCTGGTATTCGTCCCGATTGGTCAAATATTGACAATGGGATTCGCGTCCTGCCATCTCGCGACAAACTCTTGAAAGACTTCGATCGCAACTTCCGGCGTGACTTTGACTCCGTCATTACTGACAAAGTGAATGTTCAGCAAAAGTATGCCGAAATCTACAAAGAGTACATTGAATCTGCGACGAAAATTTTCACCACCATCGATCCGCGCCGCCTTCAAACAAAGATCGATCGAAGCTTTACAGATGCCCTGCTAGATGCCCAAACCATTGATGCTCAAGCCAAACGTCGCAAGCTCGACCTCCTGCGAGAACGGGCTGGACAAGAAGATCTACCGGAAGCGAACCGCCGGATTCTTAATGACCAAATTCTAGTTGCACAGGAAGAATTAGGTCGTTCTGTCAAGGAAATGGCAACCTATGTCGCCACATTTAATGTGGATGTTTCTGTGGGTAGCGAAGGATATTTGGCGATGAATGAAGTTTCCAACCATTTGGGCAGCATCACCAGTCAGGAAATTCGGGCTGATGTTCGCAGTGGCTTATCGAACCTGGAATCAACCACCCAAAATGCCAACATCAAGCTGATTGTTGGTAACCTCCGTAACCAGTTGGGACGGCAATCATGATCTCCTCTCCCCACCGTATCCGTCGCCTTCAGTGGCTTGTCTCTACCCCCGCGATCGATCAGGCATTTCTGCTCAGACAGCGTTTCTGCAACCATTGGCAGGATGAGCTGTTACCTGCTATTGAAGCCGCCTTCGACGAGGTCAATCTGGGCGATCGCACGCTCCACATTTCAAAATTAGAACTGCATCTTTGCGTCACCACTTTGGAGGATCTGAGCGATCGCCTCCCCGACCTGATCCAGCAACAGCTCAAAGCCCAACTTCAAGCCCTAGAAGGGCAAAGCCCAGATCGCGATCGTTCTCCCTGCCAATCGATGACGGCTCAACAGCACACCCTAACGACCCTGCTGCACTATCTCCGGACAGGTTCGCTTCCCTGGGAAACCACCCATCACCCCCCCGCTGATATCACCACCAAGCTGCAAGAAGCCTGTCAACAGCACCGATCGCTCCTGCTGTCCCAGCTTCCCCTGGAATCCATCGCTTACTATTTCCGTCTGCTCCAGCTCACTCCTCCAGCCCAGTGGGCGGATCTCGGAGCGGAATTGAGCGATCGCCTGCCAACTGCCATCCGTCCAGCCATCCTGCAAATTCTGATTGTTCTCAGTCGTGAATCAACGCATTTAACCCACTATTGCCAACTCAATTTGGCGGCAATGGTTCTATCTGAGAGTTTGAAATCACCGACTGGATTGCTGGATCGCCTTTTAGCGATCGCCGAAAGTACCCTATCCGTTGCAGAACATCGTACCCTGAGCAACATAATTGCTTCCTTGCCAGCCGCCGCGATCGCCTTCCCTCCTGACCCAACCCAGCTAGAATTAACATC
Above is a window of Trichocoleus sp. DNA encoding:
- a CDS encoding contractile injection system tape measure protein, with translation MISSPHRIRRLQWLVSTPAIDQAFLLRQRFCNHWQDELLPAIEAAFDEVNLGDRTLHISKLELHLCVTTLEDLSDRLPDLIQQQLKAQLQALEGQSPDRDRSPCQSMTAQQHTLTTLLHYLRTGSLPWETTHHPPADITTKLQEACQQHRSLLLSQLPLESIAYYFRLLQLTPPAQWADLGAELSDRLPTAIRPAILQILIVLSRESTHLTHYCQLNLAAMVLSESLKSPTGLLDRLLAIAESTLSVAEHRTLSNIIASLPAAAIAFPPDPTQLELTSTSPDKALEIRDNPPLPVPDLLAASPEDKGFGVKVNPALSAIAPAADFSLPTRYAGLLLACPFLPRLLETTGIKNPQDADIPAAQLPRAAALLHYLATGDEALFEHELTLIKVLLGRDPNQPLLVAAGLLQPDDKAETEALLQSLLNYWEALKTTSIDGLRSSFLQRSGLLRDRDNGWWVQVESKPYDMLLNQLPWSISVVKLPWMQRPIYSEWQTL